DNA from Drosophila busckii strain San Diego stock center, stock number 13000-0081.31 chromosome 2R, ASM1175060v1, whole genome shotgun sequence:
tcttaaagcagcaaagcttaaTCTAAACACATAAAGAGCAAAGATGGCAGGAGAACGCCCGAAGCGTCCGTTATCAGCATACATGCTGTGGCTGAATGAGACCCGCGAACAGATCAAGAAGGACAATCCCGGCAGCAAGGTCACAGATATTGCCAAGCGTGGCGGTGAGCTGTGGCGCGGCCTTAAAGACAAAACTGTAAGTCATAGTTtcgattttgttttatacatttttaacattttttttgttttgctctacTAGGAATGGGAACAGAAAGCCATCAAAATGAAGGAGGAGTACAATAAGGCAGTGAAAGAGTATGAGGCAAATGGTGGCACTGACTCTGGTGCGCCCAAGAAGCGAAAGAAGATTGCCGCCAAGCCCGCCAAGAAGGCTAAGAAGAAAGAGTCGTCCGAGGAGGATGAGGAGGATGAGAGCgagtaaacaaaattaacaaaataaaaacaaaaaacaaatctaaagcaaatgcagcggCAACGTTTGCATCagttttaaaatacattttactaatgtaattttttaagtgacataaaacaaatgcaaaacaaaaaaatatgtaaaagaaaaatacaaaaaacaaaaaaaatgaaaaccttAAACCTTTAAATATgcactaaaacaaaaaaaacacaacaaaccACAACCATACAAAATaagttacaaattaatttccagtcaagaaaacataaaaacaaaataagaaaaaaaacaaacaaaaactagcAACTGTTTCTCTTTAGGTTtttacgtacatatatatgtaattacttaccatatatatacgtatatatgtttatgtcaTTCGTCGATCGTTGTTCTTACATATTCCTCATACGCCAAGTGGGCAGCTTCACTTGGCTTCACACCATTCACTTGATCAGTAGCATGAGGTTATTctaactattatttttaataattcatcaaatatttttggaaaCAAATGTTGCTTCGCTGCATCTAatgtaaatgtttatgcaTAGCGTTTCACagtttgtaaaataaatgcgtCGATACGCATTTAAGATCCAAAGAATAGAGTTCTTCTGGATGGCGTTCAACGTTAATTTCATTCGTCCTTTTAGCAGACGTTTCTCACTTaataaacatacaaattacaaagTTTAAATCAACAATCCAAGaagttatatatacattttaatatatacttaagtatatatacatatgattatgtaatttaaaaaacaaaacaaatccaACAAATATTACAAGTATGTAATTGTAAATGTAGAGCTGAACggaatattatttaaaaatatataaataaaaaacatttaaaaaacaacaacaactattcaAACTATTTGATTTATCTAAAGTTATGATTCAGCTGAgctatgtaaatttaaatttaaatttaatgttaattaacagcGCTACACAAGTCGACAAAGCAGTGCAAcgatatacattttatatataaactgattCGTTGCACTGAGGCTGGGAACAATTTGTAATcaattttacataaaatatatatacgtatgttTATAGTAGATTTCagaaattatacatatattgtatataagaTAATATACGATGCACATTGAGCGCTCtctcagcaacaaagcaatgAAGTTGTTGCTGTCCCGCAGCACAAAGATCAGAGAGATCGAGTGAAGGATTCTAACTAGAATACTCTATATaatgatacaataatattattcTACCATGCTCTATATTATTtgagaagaagcagcagaggcTGTAAGCCTCTTACTGAAGTTATTGCTCTCTCGCAGCACAAAGATCAGAGAAATTGAGCGAAGGATTCTCACTAGAATACTCTATATTATTTGATAAGAAGCAGCAGAGGCTGTAAGTCCGACATGCAAGGCAGGAGGGGCCACACTTGATGGTTAGTTGTGTATGAACTATTGACCAGAATATAATACTTACGATCGATTTTGATAAGCGGTGGCttatataacttttaaaaGTTCAATCTTTATGCTCAATATGTTAAGCTAATTTTAtatggaaatttaaatttaatttaattcaaaatagaTACATTTTGacgattataaatatataattataactttaatttgaatcTTGATTAGCAGCATCAGCGCAGATGTTCCATAAATGGCCAGCGCGCTGCCTACAGTGCATATAACTTGGCAAGTTTGTTTAACTGTGTAGCAAACAATAGAAAAAATCTAAGATTATTTAAATCTAACGCAATGCGAGAATATTGATGATCTGACGGCGAGTATACAGGCTACCGAATGGTGCATACCGAAACGGAGGAGCAGGAGCCCGATGTGGAGCTGTTAAGCACGCGTATGCGCGAAAGAGTCGTGGCTCAATATAATTGTGAGTGAatcttaaatttgaatttgaatcaCAGTGAAATAAACGATAAATGTTGTTCAACACTGTTATTGGGCGGCATATTTGAAATGAGATAagattgtaaatatatatttcctataagattttcgatataaattgatttgatagTTGCATTgacgctttaaatttaaatgactttaatgttttcaatttatttggttATTAACTAACCGAGTACTCATCATTTTCTATTGGCATTGGCTCATGCTCATGCCTTTACCACATTTTGCCAAACCGTTTGACTGAATGTctcactcagtcagtcagaatTTTAAGTGAGTGTACCCGCTTTGGCTGTATTTATGCTCATGCAGACCtctagtatatatatacatatacataattacCCTAATACAAACACGcaagaaaagcaaaatttagCCTACagtatttgaaaaatgtcATTGCATttttctacaatttatttactaagcTCGATTCAAACAaccacttaaaaaaattactgGAACTAGTGACAATATATATATCCTCTATTATCTTAGTTCAAATATGCCGCCCAATAACAGTGTTGAACAATATTCTATTCGTTATAAAAACTGTGGAAAACATGGAAAATTTATGGCACAAAATGCAACTGAGGGTGGCTCGGGGAAAAATCAATAATGTGCGAAACATATGGCTAGTTGATAAGACTGATTGGATAACGGCGCAATAGCATAGtgcattaagcatacgccgcgtgtgcgacaaagaaaataaacttttaacatTAATTGCAGGTAAACACGACAAAAATTAGCAGCTGAACGACCCTGAACTTTGAACTGACAGTGAACTTAGGCACGAAAGTCAACaaggacaacagcaacaacaatatggcCAGCATGGGCCGCTTTGGCAAGGTAAGTGGAGTAATTAGAAACAACTTGCTGCTTGATTAGTGTTCGAATTAGTAGTAGTATCTATTTTTGAagtacatttttataattgttatgcGATTGAATCaacatatttatgctaaataaGTTAAGCTATGACTGTGTCTGCTTGGCTGGTTGAACGTCCTTCGAGACACGCGTTTCAAACTCATTACTGATGGCCGATAGCGCTGATGTCCACTCAGCTTTTTTGACTGCCGTCTGCTGTCTGCACTCGCCAGTCTGATGAATGAGCCActtgggggtgggggggcgTGTGTCTGGGGTTCGATTAAAGCGATTGAGAGAGTGTTTTGTGTGCGGGTGCTGGCGTCGCAATTAGCATGCGATGCAcagttgtttaattttgttgttgttgctattttatgGCACTTGcgtgcctggctggctggttcgCCTTGTGCGCTCCGCTAGAGAAACAAGTCGCGCTGATAGTCTCATTCACAATTTACAGCTGAGCCAGCGCAGTGCGGAACTCGAGGCGGAGGCGAGTGCAGCGCTATTGAAGTCATCACCCAACATATTAGAGAACTTTGCCTACGACGAGTATCAGGCATTGGCACACGCCCAGCTCAAGCGCATGGCCACTGCACCACCACCAGAGCCGCCCAAGCGGTCGACCTCGCCACGTTTCTGCGAAACGCTGGAGCGTCATGCATTCATGCGAAATGTCATCAACACACAGCCGGAGCCGCAGCGACGCTACTCGACGCCTGGCGAGAAGGAGGCGCACGTGCGCCGCAGCTTGGAGGAAATCAGCAAGGACATCAAAGAGATTGAGCAGTTCGTTAGCGCCacagagcagctgctgcagcaggagCGCGAGCAGGAGCGtctgcagctggagcaacgCAAGCGCGACAAGGAAAACAAGACGCCCAGTCCGCCCAAGCGCATTAGCTACAAGATCAATGCCTACAAGGCGCCGCAGCGCCGTCAGCGTCCAAACAGTCCACGCTTCTATCACTCGCGTCTCTACTTTCGCAACGGACGCATTGGCTGCGTCGATGCCGAGCGCAATGGCCAGGCGAGCAATATCGAAAGCACACACGCTCTGGTTAAGCATATACTGCAGCATGAGAAGCCGCTGGTGAGTCCGGACAGCGTGCGGCGCGTGCTGCAGCCGCAGTATATGGAGCTGACGCCGCTGCCTGGTGCCATTGAAGAGCCGCCGCAAACTGTGCCTGATCCCATTGCAGCTCTGCGTGCGGCAGAGCTAGTGGCGGCCACAGGACGCGTGCTCATAGAGCCCACGACGACAGCAGCACTGGATGAGGGTGATGCTAGCTCGCAGCCGCTGGAGGATGAGGATGAACAGGATGTGCAGATTTGCTACAACGAATCGCCAGAGCTGCAGAATGAGGATCACAATGTGCGCACCACGCGCAGCTCTTCGCTGAATGAAAGCGAAATTGTCGCCGTTGTCGAGGCTGAGCCATGTCATCGTCccagcagcgctggcagccTGGACTCGCAGGGTCAGCAGTTTCTGCGTGATCAGGTGCGTCATTTGGTGCGTCGCTTCACCGCACGCGCCAACAAAGTCAAGTCACGCATTGAGCTGCCGCCCACACCCTCGTCCAGTAATGCAAGCTCACCCACACCGCCGGGCAGCGCAGCCCAGCCGGGTCTGCATGCCAGCACTAAGAGTTTGCATCCCTCGCCGGAGCACAAGGTGCGTCTGGTGCCTGCTGGGCAGTCACCGCATCGTGGTCGTCTCTTTGAGGCCGACACGCCACGCTCAAATGTCTGGCTCTGCTCGAGTCTGTGTGGTGCCAACAACGATGAGCGCACGCTGGATCCGCAGGGCAAGATCTATATATCCTGGCTTTGCGTTGTGTCCTTGTCGTTTCTCTACAATGCGTGGGTCATACCCTTGCGTGCTTCGTTTCCGTTTCAGACCAAGGAGAATACAAACATTTGGCTCGCCTGCGACTTCTGTGCGGACATCATTTATCTGCTGGATGTGGTTTTCTTCAAGCATCGGGTCATGTATCTCTTTGAGGGCTTTTGGGTGAAGAATAAAAACCTAACgagaaaaaattatatgcgcAAATTGCAGTTCAGGGTGAGTGTggcttaaacataaataattcttaatcTTAATATGAATTAACTTTAACAGCTGGACCTCTTGGCTTTGCTACCCTTGGAGCTATTCTATCTTAAATATGGCACTGGCGCTGTTTGGTTGCGTTTCCCACGTTTCTTTAAGATACAAAGCTTCTGGGAAGTGTTTCGTCTGCTAGATCGCGTCATCTCCTCGCCACACTTTGtaagcatttgctgcatatctaaattataaattattgttaattagtGTTGCTTTATTCTAGGTACGTGTGGCTAAGACTCTAACCTATATGCTGTATATGATTCACATTACCGCCGCCTTGTATTATGCCTATAGCGATTATCAGGGCTTGGGCAAGAACCGTTGGGTATTCAGTGGCAAGGGACATCCGTATGTGAGatgctttgcctttgccaccAAGACAGCGACATCTATTGGCAAAAATCCCAAGCCGGAGCGACAGGGCGAATATGTTTTCATGACTGTAGCTTGGCTCATGGGCgtatttgtgtttgctctGCTAATTGGTCAGATACGCGACATTATCTCAACGGCTACGCGCAATAGGCACGAGTATAGACAGCTGGAGGATGAAACCTTGGAGTATATGCGACGTTTGAATCTATCGCAGGAGGTGCAGTCGCGTGTCAAGATGTGGTTTCAGTTCACCTGGGAGCAACAACGCACTTTGGGTTAGCAGTTTGAATAGCAgcatttttgtgtttgctaatatttattctGCTTTTAGATGAGTCCAATATTTTGGATGCGCTGCCCATCAATCTAAAGACAGACATTGCCATATCGGTGCACATACAAACCTTGTCCAAGGTGCAACTTTTTGCGGATTGCGAGGAAGCGCTGCTGCGTGATTTGGTGCTGAAGCTACGCGCAGTTACTTTTCTGCCTGGAGACTTTGTCTGCCGCAAGGGTGAAGTGGGACGTGAAATGTATATTGTAAAGCTTGGACAGGTGCAGGTCATGGGCGCTAGCGATGTGGTGCTGGCCACACTTACCGAGGGCTCTGTCTTTGGTGAAATCAGTCTGCTGGGCATTAATGGCGCCGATCGTCGCACGGCTGATGTGCGCTCCAGAGGTTATTCGAATTTGTTTGTGCTGTCCAAGTCGGATCTGAATGAGGTTATTGCCTACTATCCCAATGCACAGGCCATACTTAAGAAGCGTGCACGCCAACTTATGCGCAAGAATGCAGCGCGTGAGCGCGAGGAGGAGGAACGTGAGCGCGCACGCAGCGCTTTGCAGGCAGATGTGGTCATTGGTAATCCCAAGACACCAGAGACGCCaccaaagctgctgcagacCGTTATACAAGCGCTGCCGTTTGAATCGCCCGCCGTTGTGCTTATTACGCGCGGCTCGAAGCGCGTGCGGCGCAAGCGTCACTCGCTGCAAATGGAGACAATTGTGGAGCCCAAGCTGGATGTGGCTGGCGAGGCAGAGGGCAAACAGTTGGGCGGCAATAGAGATCGGGATAGCTTCATTATGAAGCCAGGACGCGGCTCGCCTGACCTGCTGTCCTCGATTCAACAGGAGctcaaaacaaagcacaagTTTATAAATCTGACTGATTCGGAGAAGGCATTGATCATCACACAGTCGGCCAACAATTCCATGGAATGCGTGCAGGAAGATTTATAAGGCACTTACTTATACTATACTATAAATATACGTGTTAATAATAGCTTTGTGCAAACCCATTGTCTAACAATaaactatatgcatatgtattaaataCTAGTTAATAAAACATTGCGTTATGTAATCGCTGCTTTAACTTTTGAGTTTAGCTCAGTGTTTTTAACCAAATTCCAGCTTCCATTTAACGAGTTACAGTTTCAATTTGTCtatcttttaaattttaacaaaaacaaacgcacTGCAGTTCTATTTTTTACATaagttttttgtaatttataattctgagtttaatttcaacaacattgttttttttttagtttaagttgTATTCAGTTCATTTCTAAATGTTAGAAATAATAAAGCGACAGCATATTTATAGATGAACGGACTTGTAGTGCTTCATATCATCCACGTCCAATTTGATGGAATAGTTTCCACCCGCAGAGGTCTGCACATCGGCTTGGCCGTTCTCATTGAACTGTGGACCATCGCCAATGTTCTCCATGGTTTCCTTCACCACACGATAACCGTTCTCATCGGCCTCGTAGTAAACTGTGCGCTGGACAAAGCCATCGCTATAGCCATAACTGCCCGAGACTTTGCCATTTTCGCGTGTTTCCTGGCGTCTAATTTCACCATCATTTATACGATCATCCACATTGGATGCAAATGAGTAATGGGCATCCAGGGCTTGTTGCCGACGCTCTTCCTCCATCAGAAGTTCCTCCTCCTGAGTATACTGCAAATGCACAGATTTAATATTAGTAATGAAATTACTATTTTGTTTGATGCAGTCATGCAAATTCtaagaaattgttgcattgcttttgtttttttgttcacaacaacagctgtCAAATTAACTATAgctcaatttataattgttaaaagGCCTCAGAGCGAGGGTCGCAAAAACTTATAAACAAGTTTATTACGTTACTTTGCATTATTTTGCACGCCAGCAGCAGTATagtgaatttttaataagtatTTGTAAAATACGTAAATTTTAAAGGCCTTGGGATTTGAAACTTTATttagctaagcaaatattgGGGCAAGTGTATTTGCTGCTCGACTTggttttcttttcatttcaatttgtctGCTGTGTCGTTGAGTTCAAAACGCTTAAAAGCACAAACggaaatattaattgaaaaatgtgtcGATGCAATGCGCTACAAATCGGATTGAATAGTTACGCGTAGCAGGCTACACTTGGAAAATTTAAAACCCAACaacttatttacataaatttgccTTAAAATGATATAAAGGAAGTTACGACTTTTCCATTGAAGCTCATTATATTGGCAGTTAAACAATCTTTAAAACTTGTAGCGCTCTGACTAAGTCGTCTCCAATGCAAAATACCAAGTCAAATTGATAAGTTTTGCCATTGTTTTTTcgcttgtatttttgttttgctttatttttttttttttttgtgtgtttaatcACGAGACAAAAGCGACAAAACTGTTGACAAGCTAGAAACTGGTTCGTTTAGTGGGCGTGCTATGGATCTGGGCAACTTGTATAAAGCGCAACCGGCGCCAGTTGCCATTGACTCAAGTAACGAAGCGGACGTGCAACTACTTTGAAAATTATGGGTACGTAGTGAGCAATTCGCTTTATCGTTTTTACTAGATCTTTCCCTGTTGCATTTTAGCCAAGTTTGgtgcattgttattgctgttggcGGCCTTTGTGGCATTGACGCAAGCAGCCGGCGGTAAGTAATGGTCATGGTCAGCTGTTGAGCGCAAATCAAGTTTGGACTGTCTTTGTCCGTTTGCAGACTGCCCCTCGTCGACCAAGGTGACTAACTGTACGCCAAAATGTCTGCACGACAGCGAGTGCAGCGCCATTGGCGGCAAGTGTTGCCCAAATTTGTGCAACGGACGCAGCTGTGCGGCTTCCAATTTGCTGGGCAACTCCGGAGCTGATGGCTCACCGttcagcagcaataaaaattgtaagtaAAAGTTTAATGAACTTGAAGTGAGATCTCAACTTTCCAACTGTCATAATTGCAGCTGGTGCAACAGGCAGCTATTGTGGCAATGTCAAGTGCGGCAGCTTCGAGAAATGCGAAACCGATCGCAGCACCAAGCGTCCCAAGTGTGTGCGCTCTTAAGCTCGCTCAAACTGAATAAAGGCTCCAATAGCAAACAATATGCGAGGATAATAATTTCctgttttctgttttaaactttttttttgtttggttaaCACTCACGGGTGCGGCGAAGTAGGCGCTGACCAGCAGGCTGGCAATGAACACgtatttgaacattttgttatttattttttgataagTTTACACACGAGCTCTGCACGCTGCAAGTAGACTTTGTACTATGGCTTGCTGGCAGACGGGGCCAGTTGCTTTTATAACACACTTGAGAGCCACGCTTTGAGCCAGAGTCGGAGCCATCAAAAAGCCAACaggcaggccaggccaggcagtGACGCCAGCGCAAATAACTCGTAATTTTAGAGTTAATACAgcaggtttttttttttattttacttttttttggggtCTTAGGTTTGGGCATGTTTGTTTAGctgtgcttgttgttattgcatgCGATTGAATTTGAGATATTTCTTCGATGAATTTTGCAATCACAGCAGCCACCACGGACTGCAATTTGTCGCATCGTACAGATGAGCCCTAAGTGCTCGGCGTAGCTCTGGAATTGCATAAGTTGCATGCTCAAGGTCAGTTGGTCAGCAAGCTGAACCAGTTATCtccaaaaatatacaaaaaaaaaataactgatGCCTCGCTTTTAAATCTTTaccttttgctgcttttttgtggccagttttattttattttcttatgcaatttatgtgaagtttttgtgcaaattgaaagcttcaattgtgtgtgtgtgtgtgtctacgaGGAAGTAAGCGAAGCATTACGTTTGGACTCCCTAtaacaatgcaacaacaacaataaaaacaagaagATTGTAACTGGAACGAGCTGCCCACAGTTCGAGCTATAGCCAATTTTAacttattactattatttttttgcacgCACAGTGGAGCgtataagtttattttgctatgAAGATGGTATTTTTATTAGATTCTTGTAAAGTTCAACATTTGCATGTTGAGCAAGCTTGGAACGGCGACAAGTTCTGGTTAAGCAACGATTTCATCATATCAAACAAGTTAccttaacataaattattattgctatgaAAGAGTTAagtagaaattaatttattttatgttattagTCAGCGTTGGAGTGTGGTGTGATTTTTGTTAGTTGCTAAGCTTGAATAACatgaaataaaactaaactagcaatatttgaattatttgtgacaacaaaatgtaaacattttagcatttaaagcGCGTgtcttatattatttttaaaataaaataataattaatgcacatCAAAAGGAAATAGAAAGCaacaaagaatttatttagaattttctaaataaacCAAAAGTTATGTTTATGGTATGCAAAGCATGCACTTGGTGCGCCTAATTTTGGTGCGCACTGTACGCTGTTTGGCCCACAgtagtattattattactttttgttgtatgcACATCCGTTCGTGCCACTTTCAGTTGTGAGTCGAGTCTCTTTAGTTTGCTGTCTGCCCCATTCACTTGAGCTTTCTTATGTGGCAGCGTTGTTGAGCGCATTTCAAATGTTTGCCGTAGACATCACATAAGTCTACTTAGTTTagtaatgtttatttatttgcttaaactatatagttgttgtaatttacATTGGCATGATTTCGTGCATCAAATGGGAAGACAAAAACCCCAGCAGacatgtttttcttttcaa
Protein-coding regions in this window:
- the LOC108596402 gene encoding high mobility group protein Z, with product MAGERPKRPLSAYMLWLNETREQIKKDNPGSKVTDIAKRGGELWRGLKDKTEWEQKAIKMKEEYNKAVKEYEANGGTDSGAPKKRKKIAAKPAKKAKKKESSEEDEEDESE
- the LOC108596386 gene encoding cyclic nucleotide-gated cation channel beta-3, with the protein product MASMGRFGKLSQRSAELEAEASAALLKSSPNILENFAYDEYQALAHAQLKRMATAPPPEPPKRSTSPRFCETLERHAFMRNVINTQPEPQRRYSTPGEKEAHVRRSLEEISKDIKEIEQFVSATEQLLQQEREQERLQLEQRKRDKENKTPSPPKRISYKINAYKAPQRRQRPNSPRFYHSRLYFRNGRIGCVDAERNGQASNIESTHALVKHILQHEKPLVSPDSVRRVLQPQYMELTPLPGAIEEPPQTVPDPIAALRAAELVAATGRVLIEPTTTAALDEGDASSQPLEDEDEQDVQICYNESPELQNEDHNVRTTRSSSLNESEIVAVVEAEPCHRPSSAGSLDSQGQQFLRDQVRHLVRRFTARANKVKSRIELPPTPSSSNASSPTPPGSAAQPGLHASTKSLHPSPEHKVRLVPAGQSPHRGRLFEADTPRSNVWLCSSLCGANNDERTLDPQGKIYISWLCVVSLSFLYNAWVIPLRASFPFQTKENTNIWLACDFCADIIYLLDVVFFKHRVMYLFEGFWVKNKNLTRKNYMRKLQFRLDLLALLPLELFYLKYGTGAVWLRFPRFFKIQSFWEVFRLLDRVISSPHFVRVAKTLTYMLYMIHITAALYYAYSDYQGLGKNRWVFSGKGHPYVRCFAFATKTATSIGKNPKPERQGEYVFMTVAWLMGVFVFALLIGQIRDIISTATRNRHEYRQLEDETLEYMRRLNLSQEVQSRVKMWFQFTWEQQRTLDESNILDALPINLKTDIAISVHIQTLSKVQLFADCEEALLRDLVLKLRAVTFLPGDFVCRKGEVGREMYIVKLGQVQVMGASDVVLATLTEGSVFGEISLLGINGADRRTADVRSRGYSNLFVLSKSDLNEVIAYYPNAQAILKKRARQLMRKNAAREREEEERERARSALQADVVIGNPKTPETPPKLLQTVIQALPFESPAVVLITRGSKRVRRKRHSLQMETIVEPKLDVAGEAEGKQLGGNRDRDSFIMKPGRGSPDLLSSIQQELKTKHKFINLTDSEKALIITQSANNSMECVQEDL
- the LOC108594809 gene encoding uncharacterized protein LOC108594809 produces the protein QALDAHYSFASNVDDRINDGEIRRQETRENGKVSGSYGYSDGFVQRTVYYEADENGYRVVKETMENIGDGPQFNENGQADVQTSAGGNYSIKLDVDDMKHYKSVHL
- the LOC108596392 gene encoding uncharacterized protein LOC108596392 — translated: MAKFGALLLLLAAFVALTQAAGDCPSSTKVTNCTPKCLHDSECSAIGGKCCPNLCNGRSCAASNLLGNSGADGSPFSSNKNSGATGSYCGNVKCGSFEKCETDRSTKRPKCVRS